The sequence below is a genomic window from Streptomyces sp. NBC_00582.
GCCCGGGTCGTCGTGGTCGACCTCGACGAGACCAGGGCCCGGCGGACGGCGGCCGACCTGCCGGGCAGCGGCCACGCCGGCCTGGGCTGCGACCTGCTGGACCGGGCGGCAGTGGAGAAAACGGTGGACGACGTCGCCGCGGCCCACGGCCGGATCGACGTCCTGGTCAACAACGTGGGCATGACCAGCGCCGAACGCTTCGACGTGCGCAGCGTCGAGAGCATCGAGCGGGAGGTCGATCTCAACCTGCTCTCCCCGCTGGTCCTCACCCGCCTCGCCATCCCGCTGCTGCGGGCCTCCGGCGACCCGCGCGTGGTCACCACGGTGTCCCTGGGCGGCATCTTCCCGCTCGGCGAGACCCCGATCTACACCGCGTCGAAGTTCGGGCTGCGCGGTGCCATGCTCGCCATCGGGCTGGATCTGCGGGCCAAGGGCATCAAGGCCGGTTCGGTGCTGCCGTCGGCGACCGACACGCGCATGCTCCGCCAGGAAGCCGTGGACGGCGGGAACGCGATGCAGTTCCAGGACCAGCCGCAGCAGCCTGCCGACGTCGTACGGGCGACGGTCAGTCTGCTGGACAGGCCGAGGCTCGAGGTGTACGTCCGGCCGGGCGAGTCCCGCCTGGTGCGGTTCGCGTTGCTCGCGCCGAACCTGCTGCCCACGCTCCTCCCGTTGTTCCGCAGGCGCGGCGAGCGGGGCATGGCCCGCTATCTGGACGACCTGCGACGCAGGGGACTGGCACGTCAGGTCGGCGGCCGCTGGGAACTGGTGGAGGAAGCGTGAGCGGCACCCTGCGCGTCGTCAACCCGGCGAACGGCGAGCTGATCACCAGCGTACCGGCCGTGAGCGCCGCCGAGGTCGCGGTCGCCGCCGAGCGGGCGCACCGGGTCTTCGAGAGCCGCATCTGGTCCGGCACATCCCCACGGGAGCGGGCCGAGGTGCTGCTGCGCCTGGCCGGTCTCATGGAACGGGACGCCGAACTCCTGGCCCGGCTGGACAGCGAGGACGCCGGCAAGCCGATCACCGAGTGCCGTACCGGCGACGTGCCCGGGGCGATCGAGTCGGTCCGCTGGTTCGCGGAGGCGGCCGACAAGGTCTTCGGGCGCGTCGCGCCCACCGGGCACGACAGCCTGGGGCTGGTCAGCCGAGAACCCGTCGGAGTGGCCGCCGCGATCCTGCCCTGGAACTACCCGCTGGCCATGGCCGCCTGGAAGGTCGGCCCCGCCCTCGCCGCGGGCAACAGCCTGCTGCTCAAGCCGGCCGAGGCGACACCGCGTTCCGCCCTGCACCTGGCCGCCCTGGCGGCGGAGGCGGGCCTCCCGGACGGCGTACTCACGGTGCTGCCCGGCCACGGCCCAGTCACCGGCACGGCCCTCGCCCGCGACCCGTGGGTGCGCGCCCTGTCGTTCACCGGCTCCACCGCCACCGGACGCCGGATCCTGGCCGACGCGGCGGACACCAACTTCAAGCGGGTCTCCCTGGAGATGGGCGGCAAGAGCCCCCAGGTCCTGCTGCCGGACGCGCTCCACTACGGCGACGAGCTGATCGAGAACATGGTCGAGGCCGCCTTTCTGACCATGGGGCAGAACTGCACGGCGGGTTCCCGCGTTCTGGTGCACCGGGCCATCGCCGACGAGGTCCTCGCCCGGTTCACCGCGGCCGCGAAGGCACTGGTGGTCGGGGACCCGGCCAGGCCCGACACACAGATGGGGCCGCTGATCAGCCGTACGGCCTTCACAAGGGTGGCCGACGCGGTGGACGCGGCCCGGGCCGCGGGGGCCCGGATCCACACCGCCGGTCTGCCGCACGGTCTGCCGCCGCACGGCGCCTACTACCCGCCCACCGTGATCACCGGAGCTCCCGACGGGAGCGAGGTCCTCACCCGGGAACTGTTCGGCCCGGTCGTCACCGTGCAGACCTTCACCACCGAGGAGGAGGCGGTACGGCTGGCGAACGCCACCGAGTACGGCCTCGCCGCCTCGGTCTGGACCCGCGACCTCGACGCGGCGTTCCGGCTCTCGCGCGGCATCCAGGCGGGCGTGGTCTCGGTCAACGCCTACAGCGAGGGCGACCTCACCACACCCTTCGGAGGCTGGAAGCAGTCCGGCTTCGGCGGCGCGGAGAAGTCCACGAGCGCGTTCGAGCAGTGGACCAGTCCCAAGACCGTCTGGATCCGTACGCGCTGACCCACGCCGGCCGCGTCTCAGTCGTCAGGGCGCCCCGCCGGCGCACGCAGCTGGTGGGGCGCCACGCCGTGCCAGCGTCGCACCGCCCGCCTGAGCGCCCGCACGTCGGAGAAACCCGCCTGCCGGGCGATGTCACGCATCGTCAACTCCGATCGCCGCAGCAGCTGTTCGACCCGCTCGCGTCGTACACCGTCGACGACAGCCTCGTACGTCGTACCGCACTCGGCCAGCCGGCGGCGCAGCGTGCGCTCGCTGGAGGCGTGTCGACGGGCCTGCTCGACGAACGAGGGCACGTCGGGCAGGCTCTGCGCGATCGAGATCTCCAGCACCTCCAGCAGGTCCTGCTGGTCACGGCGAGACGCCATCGCCTCCTCCAGCAGCTCCAGAGTGGCGGCGTACGTGACGGGATCCCGGCCCGGCATCGGCCGGCGGGCCCAGGCCAGGGGGAACACCATGCGGTTCTCGGCCGCGCCGAACCGCACCGGGCACCGGAACAGCGCGGTGAACGGGTCCGCGTCGGGCGGCGGGGGAAAGGCGAACTCGACGCTGCGCGGGGCGAACTCCACGCCCGCGCTCAGCCGGGTCAGGGTGACCACGCTGGCAAGCCCCTCCTCCACCAGGAAGACCGCGACCGCCGGATCGAGCGCGGGATCGGGCAACTCGGCGCGCAGCACATAGCCGGCCTCCTCCACATCGGCCGACCAGACCACCATGGCCCCGGAGAGGTTCTGAAAGCGCACACCCGTCTCGACGGCGTCCCGCAGGGTCTCGGCGGCCAACTGCGCGAAGCCGAGCAGCCCCCACGCGGTCAGGTGCTGCGCCGCACCCACGCGCAGGCCCAGGTGCGCGTCACCCGTGAGCTCCACGGCACGCCGGATGACGGCACTGCCCTGCCGGTAGGAGACCCGCAGAGCCGCTGAGCGCATCACGGACTGGTCCAGCCCCAGACGCGTCAGTTCCGGCCGGAGGTCGACGCCGTACTCGTCCGCGACCAGAGCGAGGTAACGCAGGATGTTCGGGGGGATCGTGGCCGAGGTGCTGCGGCTTGTGCCCGGAGTCTCGTCCGGGACACGGGGGCGGGGCATGGGCGTTCCTTCTGGCCAGGGCCTTGCACGTCGCTCAAACAGTAGGCCGTGGGCCGCCCGTCCGAGCCGGACGACCCACCAGGCGCGCACCCGCGTTCACGCACCGGCAAAGCAACGGTATTGCCCCCATTTCCCGACTCGTGCGGGATGATGAGCAGGTGACATCGGTGACATCCCATCAGTTGCGCATCCGTACCGACCGTGGGCCCGACGAACTGAGATCGCTCTACGACTGGCTGCGCCACGAGGACGCGTTGCGCGGGCGGGTGCGCCCCGAAGACGGTCCGGTGGCACAGGGCGAGATGGGCGGGGCGCTGGACGCCCTGGTCGTCGCCATCGGCCCCGGTGGCGTGGGCGCGGCCGCGGTCGGCGCCCTGGTCGGAGCCCTGGCCACCTGGTTTCCCCACCGCCGTTCCGACCTGAAGATCACGGTCACCAACGAGAGCGGCCGCACCGTCGAGGTGGACGGCAAGCGCGTCGACGTCCCCGTGCTGGTCGACGTCGTCGAGCGGCTCCTCGCGGCGGACGGCGGGGCCGACGGAGACGGAGAGGGATCGCCGGAGTGAACCGCTTTCCGGATCCGGCTCGTTCACGGGCCGTCCTGATCGGGGTGAGCCGGTACGAGCACCCCGAGCTGCCCGAGATTCCGGCGGTGCGGGCCAACCTCACGGATCTGCGGGCGATCCTCACGGATCCGGCCGACGGGACGCTGAAGGCCCAGCACTGTGCCCTGATCGAAGAACCCGCAACCCCGGCGGACTTCGACCTCCCCGTCACCCAGGCGGCCGCTGCTGCGACGGACGTGCTCCTCGTCTACTACGCCGGGCACGGGCTCGTAGACGTGCAAGGCCGGTTACATCTCGCCGTGTCCCACAGCGACCCGAAACGCCCCCACGTGACCGCGCTCCCCTTCGACGTCCTGCGGCAGACGATGCTCGAGGCGCCCGCGACGGTCCGGGTGCTCGTACTCGACTGCTGCTTCTCCGGCCGGGCGACCGGCGCCATGGCGGACGAGGCGGCGCTGATCAGCGGGCAGATCGACATCGACGGCACCTACATCCTCAGCTCCTCGCCGTCGAACAGCCCGTCCAAGGCGCCACCGGGCGCGACCCACACCGCCTTCACCGGTGCGCTGCTCACGGCCCTGGGCGGCGAAGATCCGCTCACCCTCGACGAGCTGTTCCTCGAGGTGCAACGCGACCTCCTCAGACGGTCGCTTCCCCTGCCCCAGCGCCGGGTGATGAACACGGCGGGAGGCCTGCGCCTGACGAAGGGCCGGCCGTCCACCGGAGCACCGTCGTCCGCCGGGCCCGCTGCCGCGGGATCTCCCCCTCTGTGGAGACGTCGCCGGTTCCTCATCACGGCTTCCGCCGGACTGGCCGGCGGTACCGCCGCCTTGGGATGGGCGCTCAACGACGGGTTCGGCCACGGCTCGTCGGGGTCCGCCGGACCCGGCCCGTCGTCCAGCGGATCCCCCGTCACGAAGGTGACCGCCGCCGCCGACTCGGGGCAGCTCGCGCGTC
It includes:
- a CDS encoding SDR family NAD(P)-dependent oxidoreductase, producing MTYDFHDKVIVVTGGAGGIGSAMCHRFAFGGARVVVVDLDETRARRTAADLPGSGHAGLGCDLLDRAAVEKTVDDVAAAHGRIDVLVNNVGMTSAERFDVRSVESIEREVDLNLLSPLVLTRLAIPLLRASGDPRVVTTVSLGGIFPLGETPIYTASKFGLRGAMLAIGLDLRAKGIKAGSVLPSATDTRMLRQEAVDGGNAMQFQDQPQQPADVVRATVSLLDRPRLEVYVRPGESRLVRFALLAPNLLPTLLPLFRRRGERGMARYLDDLRRRGLARQVGGRWELVEEA
- a CDS encoding aldehyde dehydrogenase family protein, with amino-acid sequence MGTGGGSVSGTLRVVNPANGELITSVPAVSAAEVAVAAERAHRVFESRIWSGTSPRERAEVLLRLAGLMERDAELLARLDSEDAGKPITECRTGDVPGAIESVRWFAEAADKVFGRVAPTGHDSLGLVSREPVGVAAAILPWNYPLAMAAWKVGPALAAGNSLLLKPAEATPRSALHLAALAAEAGLPDGVLTVLPGHGPVTGTALARDPWVRALSFTGSTATGRRILADAADTNFKRVSLEMGGKSPQVLLPDALHYGDELIENMVEAAFLTMGQNCTAGSRVLVHRAIADEVLARFTAAAKALVVGDPARPDTQMGPLISRTAFTRVADAVDAARAAGARIHTAGLPHGLPPHGAYYPPTVITGAPDGSEVLTRELFGPVVTVQTFTTEEEAVRLANATEYGLAASVWTRDLDAAFRLSRGIQAGVVSVNAYSEGDLTTPFGGWKQSGFGGAEKSTSAFEQWTSPKTVWIRTR
- a CDS encoding effector-associated constant component EACC1, translating into MTSVTSHQLRIRTDRGPDELRSLYDWLRHEDALRGRVRPEDGPVAQGEMGGALDALVVAIGPGGVGAAAVGALVGALATWFPHRRSDLKITVTNESGRTVEVDGKRVDVPVLVDVVERLLAADGGADGDGEGSPE
- a CDS encoding caspase, EACC1-associated type; this encodes MNRFPDPARSRAVLIGVSRYEHPELPEIPAVRANLTDLRAILTDPADGTLKAQHCALIEEPATPADFDLPVTQAAAAATDVLLVYYAGHGLVDVQGRLHLAVSHSDPKRPHVTALPFDVLRQTMLEAPATVRVLVLDCCFSGRATGAMADEAALISGQIDIDGTYILSSSPSNSPSKAPPGATHTAFTGALLTALGGEDPLTLDELFLEVQRDLLRRSLPLPQRRVMNTAGGLRLTKGRPSTGAPSSAGPAAAGSPPLWRRRRFLITASAGLAGGTAALGWALNDGFGHGSSGSAGPGPSSSGSPVTKVTAAADSGQLARHTGAVQAVAFRPGGRVLASGSSDRTIRLWQVTDPAKATPLGSLTAPTDNVDTVAFSPDGGLLAGGGNDNAVWLWNTTDPAKPTLLRRLTGHTGAVFSVAFNPDSTVLASGSADRTLRLWNVSDPANPTPMGRPGTGHTDAVLSVAFSHHQSLMATGSADNSILLWNVATPPSPVGEPLLGYESRVHSVAFSPDGKLLAGAGGDRTIRLWKVSDPAQPTRLGDPLRGHTDAIHSLVFTTDGTVLASAGADRTIRLWDMTNGPSPLGAPLRGHTDAIHSLTFTTDGTTLASGGADKTIRFWTVTRR
- a CDS encoding AraC family transcriptional regulator yields the protein MPRPRVPDETPGTSRSTSATIPPNILRYLALVADEYGVDLRPELTRLGLDQSVMRSAALRVSYRQGSAVIRRAVELTGDAHLGLRVGAAQHLTAWGLLGFAQLAAETLRDAVETGVRFQNLSGAMVVWSADVEEAGYVLRAELPDPALDPAVAVFLVEEGLASVVTLTRLSAGVEFAPRSVEFAFPPPPDADPFTALFRCPVRFGAAENRMVFPLAWARRPMPGRDPVTYAATLELLEEAMASRRDQQDLLEVLEISIAQSLPDVPSFVEQARRHASSERTLRRRLAECGTTYEAVVDGVRRERVEQLLRRSELTMRDIARQAGFSDVRALRRAVRRWHGVAPHQLRAPAGRPDD